One genomic window of Lepeophtheirus salmonis chromosome 5, UVic_Lsal_1.4, whole genome shotgun sequence includes the following:
- the LOC121118844 gene encoding phenoloxidase-activating factor 2 — protein MRLITLLLIIFVKYLSTCESENKFGLLYSNIARDREDNYSCCCSSDTKCLISPSKSKTCSNPYHSFCCYESYERYMCDKTESTDFYQPCPSHTPLAKNQCGTRDYQVIRSFDNGQSHPEEFPWVCIILTKNNEYVGTCVIIPEKFDNEIFHNTHKVLTVAHKLSKVNSYRQLKIRVLEYNIDGFRTPERHQHKEYEVAEMIIHDKFNRRRLKYDIAILRTNKPIDLHDVGVNAACLPSCDNMFAHTFPNGSGVRCWIAGWGKNELDKSFNIIQRKVNLPLISDEQCEHQVKSALKNFSLKVSMKFKLHKTEICAGGEGKTYCQGDGGAPLVCQSKEGYWHVVGLAAWGIGCARNNVPGVYTKVSQFKKWIERH, from the exons ATGCGACTTATAACTTTGTTATTAATCATCTTTGTCAAATACCTTTCAACTTGTGAGTCGGAAAACAAATTTGGCCTTCTTTATTCTAATATag ccCGAGATCGAGAGGATAATTACTCATGCTGCTGTTCATCAGATACTAAATGTTTAATT tctccttcaaaatccaaaacttGTAGCAATCCTTACCATAGCTTCTGCTGTTATGAATCCTATGAAAGATATATGTGTGATAAAACAGAATCCACGGATTTCTATCAACCATGTCCCAGTCATACTCCCCTAGCTAAAAATCAATGTGGAACAAGAGACTACCAAGTAATTCGAAGCTTCGATAATGGGCAAAGTCATCCTGAAGAGTTTCCATGGGTTTGTATAATACTCACAAAGAATAACGAATATGTTGGAACTTGCGTTATTATTCCTGAAAAATTCGACAATGAAATCTTTCACAATACTCATAAAGTATTGACTGTTGCTCATAAATTATCTAAAGTGAATAGCTATAG GCAATTAAAGATTCGAGTATTGGAGTATAATATTGACGGATTCAGGACTCCTGAGAGACATCAACACAAAGAATATGAGGTTGCTGAAATGATTATTCATGATAAATTCAACAGGAGaagattaaaatatgatattgccATTTTGAGAACGAATAAACCAATTGACTTACATGACGTTGGCGTTAATGCTGCGTGTTTGCCATCTTGTGATAATATGTTTGCTCATACTTTTCCGAATGGGTCTGGAGTAAG ATGCTGGATTGCAGGATGGGGAAAGAATGAACTTGATAAATCTTTCAACATAATTCAAAGAAAAGTCAATCTTCCTCTCATCAGTGATGAACAATGTGAGCATCAGGTGAAGTCTGCGTTGAAAAATTTTAGTCTAAAAGTTTCTATGAAATTTAAGCTACATAAAACTGAAATTTGTGCCGGAGGAGAAGGAAAAACATATTGTCAAGGAGATGGAGGTGCACCATTAGTGTGCCAGTCAAAAGAAGGTTATTGGCATGTTGTAGGTCTTGCAGCATGGGGAATTGGTTGTGCACGAAATAATGTTCCGGGTGTTTATACTAAAGTTtcgcaatttaaaaaatggattgaaagacattga